The Podarcis muralis chromosome 14, rPodMur119.hap1.1, whole genome shotgun sequence nucleotide sequence CAGCTGATGAGATCTACTACCAGCTGGAAGGGCAAAAGTTCACTCTATAGGACCCATCTCTTTGAGGCCTAAAACCAACCATCTCAGCTATTTCCTGATGTATATTTAATGGTCAGCTACTGTGTATACGACACAATCAATTTATTCCATGATGAATAAAAAGGCTACAAGACTAGTCTGGAAGAaaataagtacttaattcctagAAGTGAACAAACAGCACCTTTTTTTAAAGCCGTCTATAAAACAGATGCATGAGGTCATTAAGTTCCCTTCAGTAAGGCACCCACAAGAGAGGAGCTACACTACAACACTCATATATTGCAAGCTGTATTTGTTTCTATGTTGGTTTCTAACAACTTCTTGGTACTTCAAAAGTAAGACCAGCAGAAATGACTAAAGCCTAGTTTTTGTTTCCACACACTTAAGGGCCATAACCTCCTTCAGTATCATTTGGAAGGGATATTATGAAGCTGGCAGAGTCTGTTTTTCCTCATGCCACAACTTCAAGTGCTTCTGAAAACTGCTTTGTGCCCTCTTGGCATGTGGCAGGTTAACATGCTACGGCACAAACCTGTTATTAAAAAACCACAGGGACTAGCCTTTCTACTAATTTAGCACGCAAACAAGTTTTTGCTGTAACAAGACTTAAGAGCTTGCCAGTCGTGTTTCTTTTTAGGTCTGGCGTGGATGTGAGAATAGGCTATggggcagcaataaaactgctagcacatttggaAAGCTATGCAGGGTTTGGTATGGTTTCGAATTGAATAGGGAACCGCATgttaagatccctgcattgcagagggttggactagatgaccctcagggtcccttccgacaaTTCTATTACCATTTAACTATGGTTAGGAAATGGGAAACATGCTGCAGTCTCTTCCCTGCTTACAGTTAACCATGGTGCAGTGTTAGAGCTACACTGACCCCAACCATGTGTAACCACTAGTCAGGACTTGCAAAGAGTCCTGGTTCCATTTATTTTATACCTTGAACTACCTGAGCTCTATATTATACTCCATTTCATAGAAGCAGAATCATAAATATTCATCACCAGATAACATGGTGATCATTTTCTTTCCATCTCATAAGAAAACACTGACCTGTCCATTAACCACCAGACTTTGCTACTGGAAAGTTCTGAATACCTACAATAGAATtctatgaatgtttacttggcAGAAATTCTGAAATGGGacatttccaaataaatgaaTTTAAAACTGTACTCTAAGCAAATCGTCTTCCTTAGTAGCCTTGCTATCTTTCCCCTTGCACTAAAGAATATTTTTAAGTTTCATGACCAAAGGACTTATTTATGGCCCTAAATAAATGCTCTATTTAGACCTGGCTAATATGTTGTTTAAACAACCAGTTGGTATCATGCTTAATTAGGAAATTTTGAGTTTGTTTTCTCAGTTCATTAAAGTCCTTTCTCAGTTCATTAAAAAGAAGAGTTAAGGCTTTTCCTCCCTCTAATGCAGGAATTggaaacctgtggcactccagatgttattggattccagCATTCATCAGCCCTAGGAAGCCTCGCCAATGAACTGGGATGAACAGTTACCTTGAGGACTACAAGGTTCCCCCACACCTGTTTTAATGCCTTGACAATGTGAATGGCTGGTGGTTTACTTTTAACTTTATAATAAGTTTTGTTAGCACTTATATCAAGCAGCCTTGAAAGATTCCACAAAGGTTTACTAGCCCACCTGCACTTATATTAGTGATTTATGACAGACTGATGccacaaaggggggaaagaaccagTTCTCTGATTTGCAAAAGTTTCCCTGTTTGGTTGTTTGCAAGAGATTGTTACTAGTCATAGGGAACTAGGTACAGCTCCAAGTAAGTACgtgcatttaattttttaaaacccacataTTCAGTGTAATCTTGTAGAAGACTTCACAGAAGAAGTTAAgtgccactgaattcagtgggacttactgccaggtaagtgtgtataggactgcagctttaactGTAACAAAAATATAGGCCAGCTGTCTTAAGGGGTTATCACTCTTCTATTTATTACTATTCAACTTGGGAGATCTCAATGGAATGATTACACGCATAATGAATTTCTGGAAATTTAGTTGAGCAATTAAATGCATAATCTGTGTtatatataaatgctaagtatgGAAGAAAATTAAGTGCAAGCTGTTGTTCTATTatgaggggtgggaggagacaaAGAATAGGTGATAGGCACCTATTTAGCCATCATTTATGCACAATAACACACAGCTAGCCTAAGGTACTTTTATATTTCTACCAAAATTATTTTCCACTCACTGAAAACCAGATGCAGAGTTTAGTCAATACGTTAAAGATCACAATCTCAAATAATGAATACGATGCCATTTTATATTGTCTGCAGTAGAAAGAAAGAGGCAATTGTTAAAGTCCCAAAGAATTCAAATGCATTCAAGAATGCAATGTAAAAAATCCTAAGTAGATTGTAGTTAACTGTACATCTTGGCCAAAAGCTGGATTTAATTTTCTCCAAGTCAGGCTGAAATGCTCTTCACTTGTTCACATAATGTCATTAAGAGGTATTATTGAAACACACCATAAGCCTACAAACAAAAATCTATTACAGCAGGCAATTTTGTTATGAGATTACTTTTCATATCAAGAATTTCCTCACACAATCAAAACATACTATTTAAACTCATATATCCAAGTATTCCATTCTTCGAAACAAATCGAGGCAGTGTGACCTAAATTAAATTAAGCCTTTAATGCCGCACAAGTGAAGGTTGCTAGACAAGGAACTTTCAGTGGGAAAGCATTTACATTCTATTTATGCATTTACAACATTTATAATCTGCTTTTTAGAATAAATGTCCGCAGAAATTGGCTTCTACAAGACTAAATACAATTACAAATCACAAAAATATACAACGTGAAAAAAGCACAACCCAGCTAAGTCATAAAACCAGTCACACAACATTGCTTTTAAAGCCCATTTAAACATCACTAAAAATCAATAGGATCACAGCACTTATTTAGAAAATGCAACCTGAAATAACTTAGTGCCTGCCTGAAGGCTTTCATATAAGGTGTCTTATATACACCACCTGGGAGATAATTCCGTAACTGTAGGGCTACTGCTGATAATACCATCTCTCTCATGTCCATCTACCCCAACAAGAACTCACCGGCTGGCAGACCAGTAGAGCCCCCAAGGCCCATCTCAAAGCACAGGCAGGCTAGTACCAAGGGTGGCCCTTTAGACAGCTTAAGCCAGAAAGGTGTGTGGCCACTTTAAATCACCAGATCAAGATTTGATGCCAATGAACAGTACGTGGGTCCATCAAACCTACTCAGGAATCTTAAAATAAAGTACCAAGAATGAGTAGAGGAAATTAGGCATAGaactttacaaaaaaacaaatttaCCAGATCTCAGAAACCGGCTTCTAACAGTACATTCATCAGATGCCAAAGAATCATACAAAAACAAAAGGGCCATATTAGCAAGatagctttctttaaaaatgtgaatgCAGCCTCTGTCATTAGCTAGTAGTCAGCTTGCGTGCCATTCATAGGAAAAATGTGGCACACAATTGTTTTAATACACCCCACCGCCAAATACTCAAGACAAGACTGCACAGATTTGAGATGTTTCAGTGGCCAAATGTCCTTCCTTGTGAATCCAGTCCCAAATCCCCTATGGGCTCCTTTCTGCCCTCTAATATTGTTCAAATTCCATCCCTCCTTGACTACTCCCTGAACATTCATTTTCAATTAAGACAGAGCCTCCCTAGCTCAGTTAGCCTCTTCTCAAACTGAATGGATTATCAGTGTTTCTTATTACATCAAACACATGCATAACCTATGTTAATTACATAACTGATTATTCTGTTCATGGGGAACATGCTTCCTGGGTTAGATAAGTTTGTTGTCAATCCTAAAGAAAGCTAAAGACAAAATGGCATGTAATTGAAGACAACCTCTCCCACTAGTCAAATCTCAAGCCCATAAAGGTGAAAACAAATCATTCTGAGCTGAAAGGTCACAGTTGTCTCATCAGGATAAGTATGTTTGTTTGGAGGGAGGAATGGGGAAGAAGAACACTTTTAGTCATTTATACAACCTGCGTTTCCACATGCAATGATGGGTTCAAGAGCCTCCCAGTTTAACTGAGTttaaatcagagatggggaacttttggcctttcagatgttttgggcttacaactcccatcatcacttgacccttggccatactggctgaggaTGGTGCAagctggagaccaacaacatatggagtgCAACAGGTTCCCCCTACCTGATTTAAATGCTTGGGACAGTAAACAAAGCAAAGTCAAGAACTTTTTCACTTTTTTCACAGAGAACAAAATTACAAGACATTAAACTGGATTCCATTTGCAAGTGAAAAGTCTGTAGACAGTATTGAGAAACTGCAAGGAAACATGCAAGacacataagaatataagaaaaggCTATTTGATCAAGCCAGCGGCCCTTCTTTTCCAGCATcatattctcacagtggtcaaccagatgcctatggaaagtccacaagtaggacctgagcacaacagcacttgccACCCCTGAACTTTACAGCAACTGGTAATCCGAAGCATACTGAGAAGTAACTGGTCTTCTCAGCCAGCAGCCAATCTAGCACAGCCTTTCAACATTTATGCTCAAAACTATACAGTATCTACTCAGCATTAGCTCCAAATCAAACAAGTTGCATTGAGGGCAAGATCCATCTTGGCGTCGTTGGAGCAAATACTCAAAACTACACCATCAACTACCTGCCAAGAACTAAATCTAAAGTAAAGACAAAGCCCTAGAAACAAACACTGATAGAAACTTCCTTGTTGTAGGTAGTTATCAAATGTACCTGAACTTTGGATCTTTTAAAAATAGACAGACTGTGTGGGTGAAAGGTCTTTGCATAAGTTCATCACGTACTAAATAGATTAAGAACTCTGAAGAGTGCAGCACACCAGCTCTGGTACTCCCATACTCACCTCAGTGCTGAAGCTGCATCATAGTATGCAATGATGCAACTGGTACATTTAATACTTGGTAATGCTACTAGCATTCTAAAATGTCATATTTTACCCTGTTGCGCTGTCCAAGAATACAAAGAAACCATGTTGTATAATAATTAGACATTACTGTTCTCTTGTACCATTTAGCTGTCATGAGTACATACAACAAGCTATGTGCTATCTCCGCTGCTGGAAGCAGTATGCGTTTGAATAGCAGTTGCCAGAAATCACAAGTGGCTATCACACTTAAGGcctgcttgtgggatttccaTGCACATCTGGGTGGTCACTATGAGgacaaggtgctggactagatgggcctaaaTCCAGCGGGGCTTTCCTTATGTTTCTTAATGCCATGTTTTTACATTGAGCATTTCTTGCTCCATGATCAGAGCAGCAAGTCAAGAATACCACCACCTTTCAAAATCTAGGATCTAAAGATACTTTAGGTTCAACTAAGACCCCCAGCATTCCCCACCACTCCAACTGTAGCTCGCAATGCTATGCTACAAGCTGCTTATGAATACCCTCTCAGTTTCAGGAGAGATTTGCTAAACAGCATGGGGGGCTGCCGTTCAAGGAACATAAACTCCCTTGAATGTCAGTAGCCTGTATGATTCTGAGGTAACTCATCATCACAAAAAAGGGGTGGAGTGGTCAACTTTACTGCATCAAAGGAGGCCAGTTTACAGTGATTCCACAACAAGGGAAAAGTATAGGGTCAAACAAGCAGCCCCAAAGAAATCAGAAATACCCTCCACCATGTTCATAGGCATGTTTACCCAACAGCCGTTTACCTTGTTCTGAGGGCCTGCCAAGCTGCATCGATGTCTGCATAAAGGTTTTTTTCAGATGGTTTACCAGTGCTCACTCCATAACCAGAGTAATCATACGAGAAAACATTGCAGTTGATGCGGGAGCCTAGACCAATATAGAAGCTGCACATCTGGCCCAGGTCAACAGCATTGCCATGGGAGAACAGCAGTGTATACCGGCTAGAAGGAGCACAGCGTACAAACATGCATCCCAGCCGGTTATCCCGGGCTGTGCGTGAAAAGAAGACTTCCACGGCATCCAGCTCTCTCTGGGAATACTGCCAGTCCGCCCGCTCAGTCAAGTGCAGGCTGCAGCTACCTGTCGGCGTCCCCACTGCAGCAGCCCCACCTTCCTGCTGTTCTGGTTGCATCACAGTGTACGTGGGCTCTGGGGGCAGAAAAGCCAGCTTGGCAGCTATGCGGCTGGGGCAAGGTGGGCAGCAGAAGAGCCAACATAGCTCGCCCAGAGAGAAACCGTTCATTCTGGGGCCTTGTTCTGGCATCAGAGGCGCTTGATGGAGAACCGCACCAAGGAGAGATGGAGGGAAATTCACAGCGGATACGGGATGAACTGTCTCACCCCAAGCAACACAGGCTAATTGCAACCCGTTTCATTAACTACCAGTCTAATTACTAGACTACTACTAGTCTTCCACACCCAACAAGCCAACTACCTGCAGGGAAACCCAAGATGACACCCAAAATTCAACACCATTCTCTATAGCTCCTTGAAAACTGCCTCCCACCCAAGCCCTCACAAAGTGCTTCTTTCTTCCAGCAACGTGAAGCCGCTTAAGTTCAATCTTTACACCCTGTAAGGCCCTCCACCTCATGCGCTACCAGGCCCTCCTCACCTCCCAACATTAAAACTGTCACCTAACCCAGATTTGGAAACCCCGCATGACCCCAATACAATCCTGTCAGCGAAGGAGCCCAAAATGCACCACAAGGGTTTGCTCTCCCGACCTGTGCTATACAGATCTATCTGAACTGAATGGGTAGAAGAAGCCCCTCCCAGAGCTCTGCCAAAATACCGgtcctcccccccttttaaaaaaacacaattcccCTTCAAACAGAAGACCATGAACCCTCCAAATAAAAAAGACCTTTCCAGTTCTTCCCAATATCTACCTAGCCCTACTCTGAAAACCTTCCCTTCTATCGAGTCCCATAGGGTCTCCAAGGAGCCTCGCCCCTTAATCGGCTGAAGCCCACTTGGCCCAACCTCAAAAAGGGAAAATcttttttcccccccttcctgCAGACCCCTCAGCCGCTCCCTCCTCAAAGGAGAGCCTCACCGAACACCTGAGCTCACTAGGACGCCCCCCTTCCGCCTCCCTCTCCACACTGAAGACCTAACCAGGCCACAAACAACACGCTCGCGACCTCCAAACTGCTCCCCCTACACTGACGGAGACCTCGAGGGGACGCCTAgcagagcagggcagcagcagcagcaggaggaggaggaggccgaagCCCGGAGGGGAACAGCTGGAAGTCTGAGT carries:
- the ABHD17C gene encoding alpha/beta hydrolase domain-containing protein 17C; this translates as MPEQGPRMNGFSLGELCWLFCCPPCPSRIAAKLAFLPPEPTYTVMQPEQQEGGAAAVGTPTGSCSLHLTERADWQYSQRELDAVEVFFSRTARDNRLGCMFVRCAPSSRYTLLFSHGNAVDLGQMCSFYIGLGSRINCNVFSYDYSGYGVSTGKPSEKNLYADIDAAWQALRTRYGVSPENIILYGQSIGTVPTVDLASRYECAAVILHSPLMSGLRVAFPDTRKTYCFDAFPSIDKISKVTSPVLVIHGTEDEVIDFSHGLAMYERCPRAVEPLWVEGAGHNDIELYAQYLERLKQFISHELPNS